Within Lolium rigidum isolate FL_2022 chromosome 5, APGP_CSIRO_Lrig_0.1, whole genome shotgun sequence, the genomic segment TACAAAACAGGATGGCAATTAGCAACTGCAGACAATAACATGCTGGCTAACTCCCACAGGTGGAGCTGCATAGTAGGGTGGCATCACCATAGAGTTGAGAAACGCCGCCTCTGTCTCCGTGGTGGCACTTCTCCTGAGCAAGGACATGACGTACTCCCATCACCACGGCATCGCATGGCATCTTGATCCTGTCTTCTCTGCTTGTGAAGCCAAACAGCTCTTGGGACATCCGCAGAAGCTCACTGAAGACCACTGTGCCGAGATATGCCAATGGCACCTTGAACCTTCTCCCATCAGGGGTGTACATGACGCAGTGGTCCTTTCCTGCCACTGCTGTTGAGCACCCTTTGGCTGCTGTTGTCGTCGCCCTGGTCAAGCCACTTCCTCGTGAGAACTGCCACCCTCTGCCACTTCGTTGCTAGTGGAGCGATTCTCTTGGCATTGATCATGGTCGGTTCTTTTTTCTGAGAGTTGGAGATTCTAGCTGAGTTGCAAATGCTTTGTTTGTGGATGAGGCAATGGTGTTTTGAGGCCACCGAACCAAGAATTTGTAGCTGAAGACACGAGCCATGTCAAGTGCTGTCGATGGTTGGGTAAGGGAGCAAGGTCACGAGGTTTGTTTGTGCCATACCGCAAGCAGATCAAGGAAACAATTGGGTACAGATATTTCTGTAGGGCCAAATGTTTGTTGCATGATGGGTACTGCCATAGTGGCACGTTTCGTGCATAAGTAGCACGAGGACCCCATTCAAACATCCTTCGGACATTGTGTAATGAGATATTGGCAGACAACCCTTGTGCAGGCCTCTTGGGTCCAGCCTTTTATTGATGGCTAACTGTAAAGGATTATGTACTTATGTTTGGTTGCAAGAGTAATCATTTCTTAATGATCAGTGGATCTTAGTTTTGTACTTTGCATTTCATCAACACTGGGATTGCAATCAGTTGGAGTGGTTTGCGCTTCAATGCAAATTATTAGCATTTTGATTGGGTTTGGAGGGGAGGGTCAACATTGATTGATTCAACATGAGCAACTTGCTGAACATTTCATAACTCATAACTAATGTCCTACCTGGCTTCTACGCGCCATCCATTTCTCAGCGCCTTCTCCGCACTTTCCTGAGGGTCTACAAACAGCTGCAAGCTTGCAAACCATGGGTCCTGTAAATTTAGCCGAAAGTCATGTTTGACAGGTATGGACTAGTCTTATGTTGCACACTTCCCTTTGGGCATTTTCAGGCCTACTGCCTTTGTGAAGTCTTAGGATATTCAGTTTATCTGTAACAGTTAGACATAACCCCCTGCAGCTTGTACTGCTAATTTCGCTTCCATTTTTGgattttatgcaaaaatataagatACGTCTGCTGATAAGTCTTATGACTAGTgaccatttttttattttgaacaagAACACCCTCAGTAATTTCAGAAAATTTGCTTCTATAATATTTATTATCTGAGAGAACTGCATATATTATACATCATGAAACAATTGAAGAGTTTTGGTGGCTATTAATTTTCTTGCAACTATCACTTcatcaataaataaataaataaatacagcTTTGTGGTTTATGTAGCAGATAATAATCTCACATCTTTGATTCTCTTAATAGTAGCATTGCTTGTTAGGTGTTAACTTCTGTGAGCTAGACATTTGAAGCTCGAGGTTGAAGTAAATAGCTTTCAGAGACCCTATGGCCCAATGCTACATTGCTTATATAGTTGTAATTAAGGGGACTACCTAAGATGCAACAAGCTGGTACGCTAATATGTAATTTCCACTGTTAAACTATATTACATTGTACTGACATGCAGAATGGAGAACACTGAGGGGTAAACTCTGCATATATTCAGGAAGTACAAACTGCAAGCTGCTGGTGCATCGCTACATGTGGCACCGTACAGTTTGAATATTGGCAAGGCATCACTACAGAGCTCAGGAACGCCTTCTCTACTTCCTCCGATGCATTTCTTCTAAGCAAGCACATAACATATTCCATCACCGCTGCATCGAAGGGCAGTATGATCCCGCTGTCGCATGTGAACCCAAACTCCTCCTGGGACATCCTTAGCAGCTCGCCGAAGACTGTCGTGCCGAGGTACGCCAGCGGGACCTCGAACCGCCTCCCATCGGCTGTGTACATGGCACAGTGACCTTTATCTGCGACTGGCGATGTTGTGCAGCATGCTTCGTCATCTATAGATGCTGTCTTGACCCTTTGCCACTTTCTCACCAACTGAGCAAGCCTCTTGGGATGGATCACGGCCATGGCTGGGTGTTCTTGGTTCTCAGGTATTTTGCTCAGAGATGCTTGGTCTGTGAGTTTGTTGATGAAGTGATGGTTGTCTTAGCTCATGAATATATAGCCAGCGAGATATGAGCCTTACTAGCAGTTGACAGGGGACAATGCACATGCAATGTTGGCTCTGAAGGGAGGCAGCCAGATTCAGATCAGATTTTGCTGGGCCATGGCTTGCTCTGTAGAGGCAAAGGTAGTGGACTAGTGGCTAGGCAATCAGATGCATGGTACGGTCCTTGATGTTAAATTGGTAGAAGCATTTATGCAACCATCTAGCGTCCAGCTTTTATGGATCTGTTCCATTTGGTTCGGTGTCCTTTATCATGGGATTGCGAGGTAAGCTAGTTAGCTAGTTTCAAAAGCAATAGTTTCTGAATGGTTCGATGACCCTGTCTTTGTACTTTGCAGCAACCAGCTGATTGCAATCAGGTGAGGTGAAGAGGCAGCGTCACAGGGAAACACTGCATATGATGGCCAGGAGCCTTTGCTGAGTAGATGCAGAGTTTGCGTCACTGCTTTTGGTTATGTACTTTGCACTTACAGCTGCAGCTGCATGCTAGGTGATTGTTGGCTGGTTTAGCAGTGCTTTGATTGCTTCTAATCTAGCAAGTTGCTTGACAGCTCCATATCTCATGGTCTGCATGATTTCTAGCATCGCATGTGTCAGCCATTCCCTTGTATATTCTCTGCATTTTCCTATGGGCCCACAACTAGTTGCTAAGGATCGGGTCACCAGGTTCAGCCAGAAAGTCCAGTCCTGGGGCTTCAGGGCATGGCATCGATTCCATCTCTACAGGGCTGTCATTGGTTCAATTCAGTACATTTTGTGGGGGCCAGTACTGCAGTAATCCAAGTTGCAATGCAGGGTCATTTGTTACTTGCATCTCCATGACAGATTGACAGGTACATAACCAGTATATCCAATTTCTTTATGGCGGTGTTCCAGTTCTGCCTCCTGTATGAAGAGATTAGAAGATATTGCGGTATTCATACACTTTTGCAGAAATGATGTGATTGCCCTCGGGTGAGGTGAAGAGCTAGTGTGTTAGGGGACAATGCATATGATGGAGCCTTTCCTGAGTATCTGCAGAATTCACTGCTTTCGGGTGTGTACTTTGCACTTACAGCTGCAACTGCATTTTACGTGCTTGTTGGTCAACAATGCTTTGATTGCTGCAGATCTGGCAAGTTGCTAGGCAGATTCATATCTCATTGTTCCACCTATGGTCTGCATGGTCTCTAGCAGTGCACATGCCTACCATTTTCTGGTATCTTCTTTGCATTTAGCTGGGCATTTGAGGATCATGCTGCGATGTGAGTTGCAATGCAAAGCTTATTTATTAGTTTATGACTGGAAACCTGGCCTGACCTGATGCATACTTGGATATCCATGACACGAACATAACTagaggtgtcaaattttatttgCAAAGCACGTCTTGATGAGCTCATGTTGTGTGACAAACCTGTTTCTGAACATCTGCAGGTTTGCCAATTCCGACCCGAGTATAATTCGACGGTTTTATCTATAGTTGAACAAAATGCGGTAATATCCTACAGGTCAGCTCCCTTAGTCCCTTCTCCATGTGTGAAGATTTTCCTGCCAACCTCTACGTTTCTTTGTAACATTTGTGTCTGACTGAGGCCATATAACTACACAGAAGAAATTTGTCAACGCGTACTGCTTAGGTCCTAAAAAATCTCTGATCGATCATTTATCTCTCAAAAAGTTATTATATACATTGAAAGAACAATGTCTAACATAAACAATTTCCTTGCTTGCAAGATCAAAATGCTTCACATAAACAATTTCCTGTTTTCTAATTTTTCTATATCTCCGTGGTTGGTTTGTAATCAGAAGCTGCAGACACCAAAGTGCTGGCTAACTCCCAGATGAGGCTCGGCATGATAGTGGCATGACATCGCCATGGAGCTGAGGAACGTGGCCTCCATCTCCGCGGACGCGCTTCTCCTGAGCATGGAAATGGCGTACTCCATCACTGAGGCATCGCAGGGCAGCGTGATTCTGCCACCATCGGTGCCTGCGAAGCCGAACTCCTCTTGGGACATCCGCAGGAGATCACTGAAGACCGTCATGCCTAGGAGCGCCAGTGGCACATCAAACCGCATGCCGTCAGTCGTGTACACAACGCAGTGGCCCTTGCCAGCCACCGACGAGTACGATGTGCCACACGACCCTTCGGTTTCTTCTGCCGACATTGATGACATCCAGGTGAGCCTCTTCCTTCCTATGGCCACCACCCTGTGCCATTTCTTAGCTAACTGAGCGAGTGTCTTGGCACTCATCATGTTGGCTTCTTGTGTTCCTGGAAATGGGAGATATTCTTCCGCGACTTGGAGATTTGAATGCCTTTGTCAGTCGTTGAAGTGGTGGTGTTTGGAGAGCACATAGCCATGGATTTATAGCTCAAGGGTAAAGCAGAGGTCCAATTACTGGAGTGTGATGGTTGGGCAGGAGACAATCCCACGGGCACGATACGTGTCGTGCTGCGGTTTTGGAGGTGCTGTGATCTGATCTGGAGCAGATTCTACTGGGGCCAAGTGTTTGGCAAGTGCCGGAGTTTGAGCTGAGCGTCTGGCCTGCACAGCCATGGTGATCGGTTTGCTGAGGAAATGGCACGTGGACCCCATGGGGATCTCTAGCCACAAGCACATTTCAGACATGTATGGTGCTTGAAAATCTCATCAAAATTATTCATCACGTTATCTGCAGCTAGTTGCAACAACATTGCATGCAGAGCACTCATGGCTTTGTCTCCTGCCCACCGCTCTTGCTGATAGCTACACACAACCTTCACGCATATGCACTGCCCTGAGCCCTCTCTCCCTGTTACTTCTACTATAAATCCATGCCCTGCTCAACACAAAACTCTTCATCCCATCTGCAAGCAACATCACCATCTACAATACATCTTCAGACTTTCAGAGCCAGAGTAAAATTTAGCCAACAAGGAACACATCAGACTCAACCATGATCCATCCAAAGAAGCTTGCTCAGCTGGCCAAGAAGTGCCAGCAGATGTTGTTGTCTGCCGCCGGTGCCTGCCGCCGGCAGGCATCGGACATGAACGACGATGAATGCTGCAGCACAACGTCATCTGTGGTTGCCGATGAGGGCCACTGCGTGGTGTACACCGCCGACGGAGCACGGTTCGAGGTCCCTCTGGTGTACCTCGGGACGATGGTCTTCGCTGAGCTCCTGAGGATGTCCGAAGAGGAGtttggcttcgctagcggcaGGGATGGAGGCAGGATCACGCTGCCCTGCGACGCCACAGTGATGGATTACGTCTTGTGCCTGGTCAGGAGAGAGGCCTCCGAGGAGGTTGAGAGGGCGTTCTTGAGCTCCATTGCGGGGCACTGCCGCAGCTGCAGTGCTAGCTACATGGCGCCATCAATGGAATCCAGCCATCAATTTGCTCTTTGTACTTAGCTACTAGCTTAGAAACTGAATTTTGGTTAGGACCAAGAGGAGCTCTGTAGAGTCTGATGTAAAGATTTGGTTATCACAGGAAATGATACAAAGGAGACAACTTTTCTGTGAAAAATTCGTTGGTTACACATTCTCTAACATAGTTCATATAGAGTACTGAGGAAAGTACACCATGGGCTCGTGATCATGATTTGCGGGGACAGGAGGCAGTGGCTAAAAGGAGACCATTGAGATGGCTGGAAGGTGTCTGAACTTGGCAACAGCGTGTGGTGAAGGAGATGAGGATGGGGAGGATTAGATGAACAATAAATAAACTGATATTCCTACCTCTGAGTAGAACTGTCAGATTGGGACTGCGGGTCTTAGATGGAGGTGGGTTCAGCAGTTCGTAGGTTCTCGTTAGAGGTAGCAATGGTTATTTGCTGCTTAGGAAATGGATGCTTCAACTGTGTCGTTGCCAGAAGTGGCCGATTCTGGATCTCCATTCCTCGTGTGCTGGAGAGTGCTATGCATGGGCTGGGCGGCCTCGCCTTGTCTCACCACACTCCGATGAGAATTGCAGACCAGAATAAGCCCTCTAATCAGTAGCAGTATGTAGCAAAGCAAACTAATGTCTGATACATGTTTCTGATACTTGCTTTTTATCTTCTGTTCTGTAGACACTGCACAAAAATGAAATGAGCCTTGTAGTTGAACATATTGACATTTTTTTTACCGTTTTCTTCTAGAATGGGATCTATTCATTTTTTTATATACAAATTCAGCATCTTCTTTTGTGAAGAAACTGCAAGAGAATATTTGACAGCAGGTTTTGACTTTTGGGTTTCCAGGTTTCTGCTAGATTGACTACAGCCTTGCAAGATTGAAAACCTTACGTAAATATTTCTCTAGTGGCAGCAGGAAAAATGCCGAAGATTCCATTAACATGAAGAGAATGCACAATTTCCAAACTCTTTCTATATATGTCAAAACACTACTATACTAACAAGTACTAAACATAAAAACATTGGAAGCTGCAAACAGACTGTTATGGTCGGGCTGACCTATACACGCAAGAAGCacactagtggctagttgtgggcttagcccaagtaaattaggggcttagcccaagtaaattagggtttagaggaggccgtcctcctatataaacacttgtaccCCTTCGTGATTAATAAGACAAATATTCAGTATCatactgtctcgtctcctgaagggagacgggagacccctgcgcccagccgcacctaaccctagccgccgcctccttcctccgcgacggcgcccagccgccggcgccgagccctccagcctctccgccctcacttccacccttacaacctccgccatagacccggtagaaccctagcccctaccactttggtatcagattgcctagGTCTCATGGGCTCCAACAGCCCCCCGTCGACCCCGTCGCCgccacgtccgccgccgccaccaacaccacccccgccacctccgccgccatgaCAGGCGCCCACGCGCTGCagggggccgccgccgccaacggagaccagggggccgccgccgccagtaccatccaggccgtcgccgccgcccccacgggcctcgacctcctgcccgctacattggcggacctcgccgacagtctccgcgccatccgcttcgagctcgcggagatcaaagccggccagcacccgccgcccccaccggccgccgttccgGTTCCGTCCGCCACCCCGACACCGCCCGCCTCCGCCAGCAATGGCCGCCCCGcgtggtggccgccatcgccctcGCCAATCCCCACATGGACCGACGCGTCACCCGTCTACACTCAGACTGCGGCGCGGACGACGGTTCAGCAGCCCGCCCACACCTTTGGCGGTCCTGGCGGGTTTGCTACCCCCTTCGCCGAGGGTACGTCCTTCAACCCGGGCCGCCAGGAGGGCGCCCCCGGGGTCACGCCTATGGCACAGCAGCCGCCCCGCTTCACCAAGCTGGAGTTCGCCACATacgacggcgccaccgaccccCGAGCCGGCCGAACCGGTGTGAGCAGTTTTTCGGGGCGGCGGACGCTCGGCGCCGACCGCACGTGGATCGCCTCCTATCACTTACGGGGCGCCGCGCAGActtggtactacgccctcgagcaggacgagggcgggatgccgCCCTGGGAGCGTTTCCGCGACCTGTGCCTCCAGCGGTTTGGGCCGACCCTCCGCGGCAGCCGCCTCGCCGAGCTGGGACGCctcgccttcaccaccacggtccaggacttcgccgaccgttttcaggcgctcgcgtgccatgccccgggcgtctcggcgcggcagcgcgccgatctcttcgtcggcggcctccccTACTACATCCGCGTCGACGTCGAGATGCGCGAGCCGGCGGACCTGCggacggccatgtactacgcacgggcctacgagcagcgcgccatcgccatgcagcaggtctacgcgcaacgtggcagcgctcgtcccgcgctccgacccgccccgacgcccgccgccccgccgcgccccgcgccggccgccgcgcccgcgccggccgccgcgcccgccgGCCCTCCTAcaccgactcgccccttcagcggctgacggctgcggagcagcttgagcggcgccgccaggggctgtgcttcaactgcgacgagaagtacgcgccgggccacacgtgcgcccgcctcttctacctggagacCGTTGACGAGGCGGACGTTGAGGCCCTcaccgccgagctcgcggccgccaccgtcaATGAGGCCGGTGTCACGACCTACGCGCCGGTCGACGCGTCCGCCTTCGTCGTCTCTCTTCATGCTATGGCGGCCATCAAGACGGCAAAGACGATGCTGCTTCTGGTGACGATCAATGGGGAGCGTCTCACTACGCTGGTGGACACGGGCTCCACGCACAACTTCCTGTCCAAcaccgccatgcgccgcctcgctctccagccggcgggatcggagaagtacagcgtcaccgtcgccaacggggaccgtcttacgtgccgggcgtggcgcgacaggttcccgtgctcgtaggcgacgagccgttctccatcgactgcgtcggcatcgacttgggctgctacgacttcatcctcggcctcgacttcCTGAGCACCTTAGGTCCCATCCTGTGGGACCTCGATGTGCCGTCCCTCATCTTCTggcgcgagggcggccgccgtgTTCACTGGACGGGCGTGGGCAGCACTGGCACGTCCCCGCACCTCCACCTGATGGCCGCCGCGCTTGACGAGGCGCATCCGCTCCTGGCCGACTTACtgcagcagcacggcgacctcttcgacgagccgcagggccccgttcttcagatgccggacttcgacgagCCGTTCGTGGTGGACTGCGATGCCTCCGACATTGGCttcggcgccgtccttcaccaGGGCGAGGGTCCACTCACTTTCTTCAGTCGCCCCTTCGCCGCAcgccaccacaagctcgccgcaTATGAGCGCGAGCTGATCGGGCTGGTCCAGGCGGTGCGCCACTGGCGGGCGTATCTTTGGGGCCGGACATTCCGTGTGCGCATGGACCACTATAGCCTGAAGTTCTTGCAGGATCAGCGCCTCTCTACCGTGTCGCAGcaccagtggatcagcaagctcttcggcttcgacttcaccgtcgagtaccgcccCAGCCGCCTCAACACAGTCGCCGACGCCCTGTCCCGCCGCGACGTTGACGACACTGCGGACGTGCCCACGGTCGGTGCAGCCCTCTGCATCCACTCCGGGCCATCTTTCGCCTTCAtcgacgaggttcgccgcgctACTGCCGTGGCTGCGGATGCGCAGCAGCTGCGCCAGCGCCTGGCCGACGGCgagctggccgcgccatggcgcTTGGACGAGGGACTACTCCTCCATGGGCGCCGCATCTTCGTGCGGATCATGGAGACCTGCGCCACCAGGCCTTGTCCTTGGCGCATTCTGCAGGTCACGAGGGCGTCCAGAAGACCCCGCACCGTCTCCGCGCTGATTTTTACATTCCAGGGGATGGCGCCCTGGTGCGAGACTGGGTGTGGGCGTGCGTCACATGCCAGCGGAACAagacggagacgctccgtccggcgGGCTTGTCTGCAGCCGCTGGACGTGCCGTCCCAGGTGTGggcggacatctccatggacttcatcgaggggctgccgaaggttgacggcaagtccgtcatcctcacggtggtcgaccgcttctccaagtacgcgcacttcatcgccctgggccatccctatacggcggcgtccgtggcacgc encodes:
- the LOC124655265 gene encoding auxin-responsive protein SAUR36-like codes for the protein MAVIHPKRLAQLVRKWQRVKTASIDDEACCTTSPVADKGHCAMYTADGRRFEVPLAYLGTTVFGELLRMSQEEFGFTCDSGIILPFDAAVMEYVMCLLRRNASEEVEKAFLSSVVMPCQYSNCTVPHVAMHQQLAVCTS
- the LOC124655882 gene encoding auxin-responsive protein SAUR36-like, which encodes MMSAKTLAQLAKKWHRVVAIGRKRLTWMSSMSAEETEGSCGTSYSSVAGKGHCVVYTTDGMRFDVPLALLGMTVFSDLLRMSQEEFGFAGTDGGRITLPCDASVMEYAISMLRRSASAEMEATFLSSMAMSCHYHAEPHLGVSQHFGVCSF
- the LOC124653932 gene encoding auxin-responsive protein SAUR36-like, which translates into the protein MIHPKKLAQLAKKCQQMLLSAAGACRRQASDMNDDECCSTTSSVVADEGHCVVYTADGARFEVPLVYLGTMVFAELLRMSEEEFGFASGRDGGRITLPCDATVMDYVLCLVRREASEEVERAFLSSIAGHCRSCSASYMAPSMESSHQFALCT